AAGTGATGCGCTGCAGAGCCGGGGCCCATGTGACCCACAACACGAAACTTCTGGGCCCCGGCTCTGCGCCGCAGCGTTGCACGCTGCAGCGCGTCCGGGGCACGGGCAGATGGCCCGGATCCGCCACAAAACGTCACATGAAAAGCTCTGGACAGTATTTATCCAACGGGTTAATTTTTCCCCCGAAAAACAAGAATGCCGGGAGTGAGACGTGGCTGAACTGAAGCCGCAGGGTGCGGTGTCCAAGATGCTGAACGCGGCCTGGATCCGGCCGTTCTTGTTCCTGGTCTTCATCGTGGTGGCCTGGGATCTAGCGATCCGGCTGTTCAAAATCCCCGCCTATCAGATCCCGTCGCCTCTCGATGTCGTCGCCGTGCTGCGCACCGACTGGCCGGAACTGCTGCGCCAGTCCTGGCCGACCACCTATGCGACCGTCTGTGGTTTTGCTCTGTCCGCGCTGTTCGGCATTCCCGTGGCCATGCTGATCGCGGGCTCGAAGACGGTTGAGAGCTACGTCTATCCACTGCTGGTGTTCTCGCAATCCGTGCCAAAGATCGCGATCGCGCCGCTGTTCGTGGTCTGGTTCGGCTTCGGCATCATTCCGAAAGTGATCTCGGCGTTCCTGCTCGGCTTCTTTCCCGTGGTGGTCTCGGCCGTGCAGGGCTTCAAATCTGTCGATCCTGACATGGTCGATCTCGCCCGCGCCATGCAGGGCAACAGGTTCCAGGTGTTTTGCGCGGTGAATCTGCCGCATGCGCTGCCCGCGATCTTCTCGGGTCTCAAAGTGTCGGTGACGCTTGCCGTGGTCGGCGCCGTCGTCGGCGAGTTCGTCGGGTCCAATTCCGGCATCGGCTACGTGATGCAGCGCTCGATCGGGACCTTCGACCTGCCGACGATGTTCGCAGCCCTGGTGATCCTCGCGCTGCTCGGCGTGATCCTGTTCTGGATCGTCGACCGGATCGAGAAGCTGGTCATTCCATGGCATGTCAGCCAGCGCGAGGATGTGATTTTCGCATCCTGACTAAAGCAGCGAACGGCCACCAACGGCCGAAAGATAACGACGACAAGGGAGAGTGATGATGAAGCGGTTGATCGGGGCTGTCTCAGCGGTGCTGATGGCGTTTGCAGTTGCGCCCGCGCAGGCGGCCGACAAGGTCGTGCTGATGCTCAACTGGTACGTCTATGGCGAGCACGCGCCGTTCTATTACGGCAAGGCCAAGGGCATTTATGCTGCCGAGGGCATCGACCTCGAGATCCAGGAAGGCCGCGGCTCCGCTGCGACCACGCAGGCCGTTGCCGCCAAGACCGCCGATTTCGGCTATGTCGATGTCCCCACCATGATGCGCGCCGCGATCAAGGGCGCGCCCGTGGTTGCGACCGGCGTGCTGCTGCAGACCTCGCCGATGTCCGCCATGGGCTTCGCCGACAAGAACATCAGGAAGCCCGATGACATCAAGGGCAAGACGGTGGCGATCACGCCGGCGGATTCCATGACCCAGATCTGGCCGCTGTTCCTGAAGAAAACCGGCCTGAAAGAGAGTGATTTCAAAACTGTCGCCGGCGACGGCCAGACCAAGCTCAATGCCGTCATCAACGGTCAGGCTGATCTCCTGCTCGGCTACGTCATGGACCAGTCGATGAAGATCAAGGACGCCACCGGCAAGGACGTCTACCCGATCAAGTTCGCCGACTACGGCATCAACATGGTCTCCTCGGGCATCATCGCCAACACCGACTATGTGAAGGCCAACGCCGACCTGGTCCGCCGCTTCATGTCGGCGACGACCAAGGCGGTCGAAGCCGCGGAGAAGGAGCCAAAAGCTGCGGCGCAATCGATTCTCGATGCCAACCCCAAGGGCGGCAAGATCGACACGCTGACGCAGGGTTTTGAGCTGACCATTCCGCTGTACCGGACCGCCGAGACCAAGAGCAAGCGACCGTTCCAGGTCACCGACCAGAATATGACCGACAGCGTCAACCTGATGGTCGAATATGGCGGCCTCGATGCCAAGGCCAGGGAGAACCCGAAGGCGTTCTACACCAACGACTATCTGCCGAAGAGCGGCTCGTGAAACCTGCGACAGCCATGAATGAAACCGCGCAGCCGGCCGCGCATCTGAGACTGGTGAGCGACCGGGCTGCCGGCGATACGTCGGGCATCAAGCTGTCGGGGGTGTCGAAGACTTACCGGACGCGGGACGGCGACGTGCCGTCGCTGCGTCCGCTCGACTTCCACATCAATGACGGCGAGTTCTTCGTCGTGGTCGGCCCGAGCGGCTGCGGCAAGTCCACACTGCTCAAGCTGATCTCCGGTCTGCTGCCGCCGACGTCGGGAGAGATCCTGGTCGAGGGCGAGAAGGTGACGAAGCCGCATGGCAATGTCGGCATCGTGTTCCAGAATGCGCTGCTCTTGCCGTGGCGCAACATTCTCGCCAACGTGATGCTGCCGATTGACATGAAGCGGCTGCCGCGGGACGAATATCTTGTCCGTGCCAAGGCGCTGTTGAAGCTGGTCGGGCTCGAGGGCTTCGAGAAGAAGCTGCCCTGGCAGCTCTCCGGCGGCATGCAGCAACGCGCCTCGATCTGCCGCGCGCTGGTGCATGACCCAAAAATCATGCTGATGGACGAGCCGTTCGGCGCGCTCGACGCGCTGACGCGCGAGCGCATGAATGTCGAGCTGATGCGGATTCAGCGCGAGACCAGGAAGACGGTGCTGCTGATCACGCATTCGATTCCGGAAGCCGTGTTCCTCGCCGACCGCGTGCTGGTGATGACCGAGCGGCCCGGTGCGGTCGCCGCCATTTACGACGTGCCGCTGCCGCGCCCGCGCTCGCTGGATGTGATGGCCGACCCGGTATTCACCGAACTCGTGCAGCGCATCCGCAAGCATTTCTTCTCGCAGGGGACACTGGACTAAGGCGATGGGATTGGCCTTGACCGCAACCACGACGACGGTGCGCTCCCTCTCCCGCTTGCGGGGGAGGGTCGGGGAGGGGGTGTCTCGCCTCGCGAGGACCCCCAAGAGGAGAAAGCCCTCACCCGCCGTGCTTCGCGCGGCGACCTCTCCCGCAAGCGGGAGAGGTGACCGTCCCCGCTGCAAGACTTCTGGGACCCATTAGCATGTCTCCCCGCCTGAAGCTGCGAGACATCGCCTTTTTCGAACGTCCCGTGCAGTTTGCTCGGCCGTTCCGCTTTGGCGCCATCACGATCAACGCAACGCCGCAACTGTTCGTGCGGGTCGAAATCGAGGTCGAGGGCAAGGGAAGCGCCGTCGGCGCAGGCGCCGAGCTGCTGGTGCCGAAATGGTTCGACAAACGTCCGGAGCTGTCGCCGGCGCAAACCGTGGACGAGTTGCGCTGTTCGCTTCAGATCGCGCGCCAGCTCTATCTGGCGGAGGCGGGTTTTCGGCCGGCGTTCGGTCTGCATGCCTCGTGCATCAGCGCCCAAATCAGGGCATGTGCGAATGAGAACATTCCGCCACTTGCGGCGGCCTATGGTCCGGCGGAAATCGACAAGGCGATCCTCGACGCGCTGCTGCGTGCAGTCGGCACCAGCTTCTTCGACGGAATGGCCGGCAACATCGCAGGGATCGACGGGCGCATGTCGCTCGATCTGACAGGCGCCGATATCGCGGCATTTCTGAAAGAGTGCACCCCCTTGCCGCGCGTCGCCATCAGGCACACGGTTGGCCTCGACGACCAGATCGAGGGCAAAGGTGGCGTTGCCGACGCAGGCGAAAATGCCGGCGCTCGCTACTTCAAGCTCAAGCTGTCGGGCAATCCGGAAGCAGACGCGGCGCGATTGGCGCTCATCGGCAAGGAGCTCGGCACGCTCGGATTCGACTACAGCGTCTCGCTCGACGCCAATGAACAATATGCCGATCTGGTGGCGCTGCGCGCGTTGGTCGACCGGCTTGATCGCGATGCGACGCTAAGCCCGATCGCGGCTCGGCTCCTCTACATCGAGCAACCTATGCCGCGCGACATCACGTGGGAGACCGCCCTGGGACCGCTTGCGGAGCGGGCTTTCATTATCGACGAGGCCGATGAATCTTATGATGCCTTCCTAAAGATGAGGCCACTCGGCTATCGCGGCATCTCTTCGAAATCCTGCAAGGGACTCTACAAGTCCATCGTCAACGCGACCCGCGCTGCAAAATGGACGACGGGTGCCGAGACCTTCTTCGTCACCGGCGAGGATCTCACCTGCCAGGCCGGCCTCGCCGTTCAGCAGGATCTCGCGCTCGGGGCCCTCATCGGGGTTACCCATGCCGAGCGCAACGGTCATCATTACGTCGACGGCTTTGGCGACACGCCTCTCGCCGAGGCGCGGGCCTTCGCCGCCGCGCATCCCGATCTCTATGCCGATGCCGGGCAGGGCATCCGCCTCTCGATTCACAACGGCGATCTCCGGACTAGATCGCTCAACACAAATGGCTTTGCGACGTCGGTCCATCCGGACTGGTCGGCGCTTCGCCCGCTCGAACAGCCGAAATCACTTCAGGAGTATCCGGCATGACCACCCAACGTCTCGGCCTCATCATGAACGGCGTCACCGGCCGCATGGGGCTCAACCAGCATCTGATCCGCTCGATCGTCGCGATCCGGGAGCAGGGCGGCGTCCGCCTGAAGAACGGCGATCGAATCATGCCCGATCCGATCCTGGTCGGCCGCAGTGCCGAGAAGGTCGAGGCGCTTGCCAAGCGCTTCAACATCACGCGCTGGACCACCGACCTCGATGCGGCGCTGGCCGACAAGAACGACACCATGTTCTTCGACGCCGCGACCACGCAGGCACGGCCGGGTCTTCTCACCCAGGCCATCAATGCCGGCAAGCACGTCTATTGCGAGAAGCCGATCGCGACCAATTTCGAGGAGGCGCTCGAAGTCGTCAAGCTCGCCAATGCCAAAGGCGTCAAGCATGGCACGGTGCAGGACAAGCTGTTCCTGCCAGGCCTGAAGAAGATCGCTTTCCTGCGCGATTCCGGCTTCTTCGGCCGCATCCTCTCGGTGCGCGGCGAGTTCGGCTATTGGGTGTTCGAAGGCGGCTGGCAGGAGGCGCAGCGGCCGTCCTGGAACTACCGCGACGAGGACGGCGGCGGCATCATCCTCGACATGGTCTGCCACTGGCGCTACGTGCTCGACAACCTCTTCGGCAACGTCCAGAGCGTGGTCTGTATCGGCAACACCGACATCCCCGAGCGCTACGACGAGCAGGGAAAGAAATACAAGGCGACTGCCGACGATTCCGCTTACGCCACCTTCCAGCTCGAAGGCGGCGTCATCGCCCACATCAACATGTCCTGGGTCACCCGCGTCTATCGCGACGACCTCGTCACCTTCCAGGTCGACGGCACACATGGCTCGGCGGTCGCGGGTCTCACTGACTGTATGATCCAGGCGCGCCAGGCAACGCCGCGGCCGGTGTGGAATCCCGACGAGAAGCGGCTGCACGATTTCTACGGCGACTGGCAGAAGCTGCCCGACAACGTCAGCTACGACAACGGCTTCAAGGAGCAGTGGGAGATGTTCATCCGTCACGTCTACGAGGATGCGCCCTACAAGTTCACGCTGCTCGAAGGCGTCAAGGGCGTGCAACTCGCCGAATGCGCGCTGAAGAGCTGGAAGGAGCGACGCTGGATCGACGTCGCCCCGATCAAGGCGTGAGAATTCTTGGACAAATGCCGATGTATGTTCAGCTGTCATTGCGAGCGAAGCGAAGCAATCCAGAATCCCTCCGCGTCGACGGTCTGGATTGCTTCGTCGCTTCGCGCCTCGCAATGACGGGGAGAGGTTCGAAGTCATGAATAAGCCCGTCCAACCCATGTCGTCACTGTCGCTCAGGCTGCCGAAGGCCGACCGGTCGGTCGAGACCTATCGGCTCGCGGCGTCGCGAATCTTTCCGGCCAAGCTCGAAGGAGCGCTCAACCGCATCGCGTTCTCCGCCGTGCACACGGTTGTCGATCCCTTCGCCGACAATGATCCCTGGCTTTCCGCGGCCGTCGATTGGGACAAGACCATCGCGTTCCGCGAGCATGTCTGGGACCTCGGTCTCGGTGTTGCCGAAGCCATGGACACCGCGCAGCGCGGTATGGGGCTGGACTGGCCGACCTCGCTGGAGCTGATCACGCGTTCGGTCGGCGCCGCCAAGCGCCGCAACGCGCTGGTGTTCTCCGGCGCAGGGACCGACCATCTCGCGGTCGAGGATGCCAGGAGCCTCGACGACGTGATCCGCGCCTATGAGGAGCAAATCTCGGCGGTGGAGAAGGTCGGCGGTCGTATCATCCTGATGGCGTCGCGCGCCCTTGCCAAGCTCGGTCGCAATGCCGACGACTACGCCAAGGTCTACAATCGCGTGCTGTCGCAGGTCCGCGAGCCCGTGATCATCCATTGGCTCGGCGACATGTTCGATCCCGCCCTGACGGGCTATTGGGGCACCAAGGATCTTGACGAGGCGATGGACATTGCGGTGGCCATCATCAACGGCAATGCCGGCAAGGTCGACGGCGTCAAAGTCTCGCTGCTCGACAAGCAGCGCGAGATCGACATGCGCCGCCGCCTCGACAAGCGCATCAAGATGTACACCGGCGATGACTTCAATTACGCCGAGCTGATCGCCGGCGACAGCGAAGGCTTTTCACACGCGCTGCTCGGCATCTTCGACGCGATCGCGCCGGCGGCATCCTACGCGCTGTCGCGGCTGACGGCCGGCGACGAGGCCGGTTTCCATGACGTGCTGGGGCCGACCGTGCCGCTGTCGCGCCATATCTTCAAGGCGCCGACGCGGTTCTACAAGACCGGCGTGGTCTTCATGGCGTATCTCAACGGCCACCAGGACCATTTCACCATGGTCGGCGGGCAGGAGAGTACGCGCTCCACGCTGCATCTGGCCGAGCTGTTCCGTCTGGCCGACAAGGCCGGCCTGCTCGCCAACCCTGAACTCGCGACGCAGCGGATGAAGACCGTGCTCGCCACCCACGGTATCGAATCCTGATGCGCGATTTCTCCTCCGACCATCGCTGGCTGTCGCTGAACACGGCGACGGTCCGCAAGCAGGGCGATCTCGTTGCGATCATCGATGCCTGCGCGAAGCACGGCATTCGCGCCATCGATCCCTGGCGAGACCAGGTCGCTGCCGTCGGCCTCGACCGTGCCGTGCGCGCGGTGCGCGAGGCCGGCCTCGCATTGTCAGGCTATTGCCGTGGCGGCATGTTCACCTCGGACGCATCGCGCCGGAGTGAAGTGCGCGACGACAACCGTCGCTGTGTCGATGAAGCCAAGGCGCTGGGCGCGCCCTGCATCGTCCTCGTCGTCGGCGGCCTGCCGCAATATTCGCGGCCGGGCAGCGAGGCGTCAAAGGACATCGCGGCGGCGCGCGGGCAGGTCGAGGAGGCGCTCGCCGAGATGCTCGACTATGCGAGACAGGCAAACCTGCCGCTGGCGATCGAGCCGTTACACCCGGCCTATGCGGCCGACCGCGCTTGCGTGAACACGACGAAGCAGGCGCTCGATATCTGCGATCGGCTCGATCCGGCTCGCAGCGGCATGCTCGGCGTCGCGCTCGATGTTTATCACATCTGGTGGGACCCCGAGTTGATGGACCAGATCGCCCGTGCGGGCCGGGATCGTCTGCTCGCGTTCCACGTCTGCGACTGGCTTGTCCCGACCAAGGACATCCTTAACGACCGCGGCATGATGGGCGACGGCGTCATCGACATCAGATCGGTGCGTGCCGCCGTGGAAGCGCAGGGCTTTGCCGGCTATTCCGAGATCGAGATCTTCTCCAACGAATGGTGGGGCAAGCCGATGGACGAGGTGCTGCGCACCTGCATTAGCAGGCACAGGACGGCGGTTTAGGTATTATATAACCGCGCTATGTGCCCATGATGCGCTTCAATTTATTCAGCGTTATCAAGGGTATGGCTACTGTGCATGGGGTTGTTTTCGCAGATTGCAGCACGGCCTTCAGCTGATGGCACACGGCACGCTCAGAAAGCCCCGAAACCGCACCCGTCCGCCGCGCGTCGGCTGGCCGCTCACGGCATAGTT
The sequence above is drawn from the Bradyrhizobium amphicarpaeae genome and encodes:
- a CDS encoding ABC transporter permease produces the protein MAELKPQGAVSKMLNAAWIRPFLFLVFIVVAWDLAIRLFKIPAYQIPSPLDVVAVLRTDWPELLRQSWPTTYATVCGFALSALFGIPVAMLIAGSKTVESYVYPLLVFSQSVPKIAIAPLFVVWFGFGIIPKVISAFLLGFFPVVVSAVQGFKSVDPDMVDLARAMQGNRFQVFCAVNLPHALPAIFSGLKVSVTLAVVGAVVGEFVGSNSGIGYVMQRSIGTFDLPTMFAALVILALLGVILFWIVDRIEKLVIPWHVSQREDVIFAS
- a CDS encoding ABC transporter substrate-binding protein; translation: MKRLIGAVSAVLMAFAVAPAQAADKVVLMLNWYVYGEHAPFYYGKAKGIYAAEGIDLEIQEGRGSAATTQAVAAKTADFGYVDVPTMMRAAIKGAPVVATGVLLQTSPMSAMGFADKNIRKPDDIKGKTVAITPADSMTQIWPLFLKKTGLKESDFKTVAGDGQTKLNAVINGQADLLLGYVMDQSMKIKDATGKDVYPIKFADYGINMVSSGIIANTDYVKANADLVRRFMSATTKAVEAAEKEPKAAAQSILDANPKGGKIDTLTQGFELTIPLYRTAETKSKRPFQVTDQNMTDSVNLMVEYGGLDAKARENPKAFYTNDYLPKSGS
- a CDS encoding ABC transporter ATP-binding protein gives rise to the protein MNETAQPAAHLRLVSDRAAGDTSGIKLSGVSKTYRTRDGDVPSLRPLDFHINDGEFFVVVGPSGCGKSTLLKLISGLLPPTSGEILVEGEKVTKPHGNVGIVFQNALLLPWRNILANVMLPIDMKRLPRDEYLVRAKALLKLVGLEGFEKKLPWQLSGGMQQRASICRALVHDPKIMLMDEPFGALDALTRERMNVELMRIQRETRKTVLLITHSIPEAVFLADRVLVMTERPGAVAAIYDVPLPRPRSLDVMADPVFTELVQRIRKHFFSQGTLD
- a CDS encoding Gfo/Idh/MocA family protein, producing the protein MTTQRLGLIMNGVTGRMGLNQHLIRSIVAIREQGGVRLKNGDRIMPDPILVGRSAEKVEALAKRFNITRWTTDLDAALADKNDTMFFDAATTQARPGLLTQAINAGKHVYCEKPIATNFEEALEVVKLANAKGVKHGTVQDKLFLPGLKKIAFLRDSGFFGRILSVRGEFGYWVFEGGWQEAQRPSWNYRDEDGGGIILDMVCHWRYVLDNLFGNVQSVVCIGNTDIPERYDEQGKKYKATADDSAYATFQLEGGVIAHINMSWVTRVYRDDLVTFQVDGTHGSAVAGLTDCMIQARQATPRPVWNPDEKRLHDFYGDWQKLPDNVSYDNGFKEQWEMFIRHVYEDAPYKFTLLEGVKGVQLAECALKSWKERRWIDVAPIKA
- a CDS encoding dihydrodipicolinate synthase family protein — encoded protein: MNKPVQPMSSLSLRLPKADRSVETYRLAASRIFPAKLEGALNRIAFSAVHTVVDPFADNDPWLSAAVDWDKTIAFREHVWDLGLGVAEAMDTAQRGMGLDWPTSLELITRSVGAAKRRNALVFSGAGTDHLAVEDARSLDDVIRAYEEQISAVEKVGGRIILMASRALAKLGRNADDYAKVYNRVLSQVREPVIIHWLGDMFDPALTGYWGTKDLDEAMDIAVAIINGNAGKVDGVKVSLLDKQREIDMRRRLDKRIKMYTGDDFNYAELIAGDSEGFSHALLGIFDAIAPAASYALSRLTAGDEAGFHDVLGPTVPLSRHIFKAPTRFYKTGVVFMAYLNGHQDHFTMVGGQESTRSTLHLAELFRLADKAGLLANPELATQRMKTVLATHGIES
- a CDS encoding sugar phosphate isomerase/epimerase family protein, producing MRDFSSDHRWLSLNTATVRKQGDLVAIIDACAKHGIRAIDPWRDQVAAVGLDRAVRAVREAGLALSGYCRGGMFTSDASRRSEVRDDNRRCVDEAKALGAPCIVLVVGGLPQYSRPGSEASKDIAAARGQVEEALAEMLDYARQANLPLAIEPLHPAYAADRACVNTTKQALDICDRLDPARSGMLGVALDVYHIWWDPELMDQIARAGRDRLLAFHVCDWLVPTKDILNDRGMMGDGVIDIRSVRAAVEAQGFAGYSEIEIFSNEWWGKPMDEVLRTCISRHRTAV